In Brettanomyces bruxellensis chromosome 8, complete sequence, a genomic segment contains:
- the RPL25 gene encoding 60S ribosomal protein L25 (BUSCO:EOG092657YR) has protein sequence MAATQAKNAKRAALKGTSSKKALKVRHSTTFRRPNTLKLARSPKYTKSVPHYPRMDVHTVLVQPITSETAMKKVEDSNTLVFQVSLKANKYQIKKALKDLYEVEADKVHTLVRPNGTKKAYIKLTSDYDALDIANKIGYI, from the exons ATGGCTGCAA CTCAAGCAAAGAACGCTAAAAGGGCTGCCTTGAAGGGCACAAGCTCAAAGAAGGCTTTGAAGGTGAGACACAGCACCACCTTCAGACGTCCAAACACTTTGAAGTTGGCCAGATCTCCAAAATACACGAAGTCTGTTCCTCATTACCCAAGAATGGATGTCCATACCGTTCTCGTGCAGCCAATCACCTCCGAGACTGCCATGAAGAAGGTTGAAGACAGCAACACTCTTGTTTTCCAGGTTTCATTGAAGGCTAACAAATATCAGATCAAGAAGGCTTTGAAGGATCTTTACGAGGTTGAGGCCGACAAGGTTCACACCTTGGTTAGACCAAACGGTACTAAGAAGGCATACATCAAGTTGACCTCAGATTATGATGCTTTGGACATTGCTAACAAGATTGGTTACATTTGA
- a CDS encoding uncharacterized protein (BUSCO:EOG092654QZ) yields the protein MFSSIAKASRSLRTGFRAEHGDTFGSALKVDNYNTKIKRQPQLRKETNTKVLKHILHCKFRKNNTFLTLTNVEVDMNYEHNHPEKSFNEKVLYYLTLPERVILSQSTGYLGFRKAQRGEYEAAFQLTSHIFKIIRERNILDDCFNLEIVVSDFGKGRKAFFDALKGKEGSSVRPALSKLTDMTKLKFGGVRSPSRRRI from the exons ATGTTCAGTTCCATAGCTAAGGCATCAAGAAGCCTTAGAACAGGTTTTCGAG CAGAGCATGGAGATACATTTGGTTCGGCACTGAAAGTAGATAATTATAACACAAAGATAAAAAGGCAACCACAATTGAGGAAGGAGACCAACACTAAAGTGTTGAAGcatattcttcattgcaaatttagaaaaaaCAATACGTTCTTAACACTTACCAATGTTGAGGTGGATATGAACTACGAGCACAATCACCCGGAAAAATCATTTAATGAAAAAGTACTATATTATTTAACTCTTCCAGAAAGGGTTATACTATCACAATCAACAGGATATCTTGGATTTAGAAAGGCACAGAGGGGTGAATATGAAGCTGCATTCCAATTGACTTCTCatatatttaaaataaTTAGAGAAAGAAACATACTAGATGATTGTTTCAATCTCGAAATAGTTGTGTCCGATTTCGGAAAGGGAAGAAAGGCATTTTTTGACGCGTTAAAGGGTAAGGAAGGGTCTAGTGTTAGGCCTGCATTGTCGAAATTAACAGATATGACTAAGCTTAAGTTTGGTGGTGTTAGGTCTCCttccagaagaagaatctgA
- a CDS encoding uncharacterized protein (BUSCO:EOG09261N2L), whose product MAQNESISDRTQANRKLRKKEKEERKSNLGLKNRLLSIIHDHRYLIKLKNEIFSSYKIPLIPNERCGLWYMKPSEYMTTSYFKSTDGHNHEWDFSLRRLNFHLLPLLEQNDSLGIVDSARSGKRIPDSLSKTIPIWCAILNKASFPDRAWNDLLVLPPDISPLERSEILAKLPFLFQKFQSLMLKPIILERPLRPVWIYLGCHLKSENLKELLDSDREFQPLLLITVSIECKDGSLKYPHFTYIQGAADDHELWAHGFDYRMLWENIHLFTDETISQDEVSRICQMLVESKREKDSCDAISAQEDVFWNVNDTTEITKHLYVSSIPKLPLTLSTCWKNNQFNLIMMFDEEITLVEMDKADSHDFGNHVRLYPLTSRTKIASRKLRKLLPDIVRSVENVLYNQSNSKILLVCRTGDDISIGVLLACIVLFYNEAWHLTPQNTEGKIDKKLVHKQLARIVEKRRVQPSRATLNSVNYYLMSLTPHH is encoded by the coding sequence ATGGCCCAAAATGAAAGCATATCGGATCGGACTCAAGCAAATAGAAAACTTCGcaaaaaggagaaggaggaacGAAAATCAAACCTTGGTTTGAAAAATAGATTACTTTCTATCATCCATGATCATCGTTACCTCATAaagctgaaaaatgaaattttcagTAGCTACAAGATCCCGCTGATACCAAACGAAAGATGTGGGTTATGGTATATGAAGCCTTCTGAATATATGACTACGTCTTATTTCAAATCAACAGATGGCCATAATCACGAGTGGGATTTTAGTTTAAGGAGGCTAAATTTCCACTTACTTCCCCTTCTTGAGCAAAACGATTCTCTCGGGATAGTTGACTCTGCAAGAAGTGGCAAACGAATTCCAGATTCATTGAGTAAGACTATTCCAATATGGTGTGCTATTCTTAACAAAGCTTCATTTCCTGACCGAGCATGGAACGATCTCTTAGTTTTACCACCTGATATATCCCCGCTTGAAAGATCCGAGATACTCGCCAAATTGCCATTTTTATTCCAGAAGTTCCAGAGTTTAATGTTGAAGCCGATAATTTTAGAACGACCCTTGAGACCTGTTTGGATTTATCTGGGGTGTCATTTAAAAAGTGAGAATCTGAAAGAACTACTTGATTCTGATCGGGAATTTCAGCCTCTGCTTTTGATTACAGTAAGTATTGAGTGTAAGGACGGAAGTTTAAAGTATCCACATTTCACATATATTCAAGGAGCTGCTGATGATCATGAACTATGGGCTCATGGTTTTGATTATAGAATGTTGTGGGAAAatattcatcttttcaCAGATGAGACAATTAGCCAAGATGAAGTCAGTCGAATATGTCAAATGCTTGTTGAGAGTAAGCGCGAAAAGGACTCGTGTGATGCAATTTCCGCTCAGGAAGATGTTTTTTGGAATGTGAATGATACTACAGAGATAACAAAGCATCTTTATGTTAGCTCCATTCCAAAGCTACCCTTAACGTTATCCACATGCTGGAAGAATAATCAATTCAACCTTATAATGATGTTTGACGAGGAAATCACACTAGTGGAAATGGATAAAGCAGATTCGCATGATTTTGGCAATCATGTGAGACTGTACCCTCTCACGTCGAGAACGAAGATTGCTTCAAGAAAGTTAAGAAAGTTGTTACCCGACATAGTAAGATCCGTAGAGAATGTCTTATACAATCAGTCGAATTCCAAAATTCTTCTCGTGTGCCGAACAGGAGATGACATATCTATTGGAGTTCTCTTGGCGTGTATTGTTTTGTTTTACAACGAGGCATGGCACCTTACTCCACAAAATACGGAAGGGAAAATTGATAAGAAGCTTGTCCATAAGCAGTTGGCACGCATagtggaaaaaagaagagtgCAACCAAGCAGAGCTACACTAAATTCGGTTAATTACTATCTTATGTCTCTTACTCCACatcattaa